The Nitrobacter hamburgensis X14 genome contains the following window.
AAACGGGCCTCAAGGCGGCGGGCTACGAGCCCGACCCGGCTGTTCACGAGGCTTTCACGAAATACCGAAAATCACACAACGACGGCGTCTTCGACGCCTATACACCTGAAATCATGAATTGCCGAAGGTCCGGGATTATCACCGGCCTGCCGGATGCTTACGGTCGTGGCCGTATTATTGGGGACTACCGGCGGGTAGCTCTTTACGGGATCGACCGCCTTCTCGCGGCCAAGCGAGCCGAGCGGGAACAGATCGATGACATGTGGCCGAGTGATGACATCATTCGGTTACGCGAAGAACTGTCCGACCAGATGCGCGCGCTCGAAGACCTCTCCTCGATGGCCAAGCTTTACGGCCACGACATATCGAAGCCTGCTCGCAATGCCCAGGAAGCATTTCAATGGACCTACTTTGCCTATCTGGGGGCAATCAAGGAGGCCAATGGGGCAGCAATGTCCATCGGCCGTATATCGAGCTTCCTCGACATCTACATCGAGCGGGATCTGAAGCAGGGCGTTTTGGACGAAGGCAAAGCTCAGGAACTTTGGGATCAGCTGGTGCAGAAGCTTCGCATAGTCCGTTTTCTGCGCACGCCCGACTACGATGCGCTGTTTAGTGGAGACCCTTATTGGGCGACCGAGTGCGTCGGCGGTATGGATCTGGACGGACGCACGCTGGTGACCAAGAGCAGTTATCGCATGCTGCATACGCTTACAAATCTTGGCCCGGCACCCGAACCGAACATTACAGTTCTGTGGTCCAACCATATGCCCGCAACATTCAAGCGCTACTGCGCCAAGGTCAGCCGCGATACATCATCTCTTCAGTACGAGAATGACGATCTCATGCGTCAGTTCTGGGGTGACGATTATGGCATTGCCTGTTGCGTTTCGGCGATGCGCCTGGGCAAGCAGATGCAGTTTTTCGGTGCCCGCGTAAACCTGGCGAAGGCGCTGCTGTATGCGATCAATGGCGGTCGCGACGAAGTCTCAGGCGAGCAGGTAGCTCCCCGGACGCTGCCGGTCGCGGGCGACTTCCTCGACTACGACGATGTGATGGCCAAGTTCGATACCATTATGGAGTGGCTGGCACGCACATATGTCCACGCGATGAACTGCATCCACTATATGCACGACAAGTATTTCTACGAACGCCTGGAGATGGCGCTCCATGATCGCGATATTCTCAGGACCATGGCATTCGGCATCGCCGGCCTGTCGGTGGTGGCCGATAGCCTCAGCGCGATCAAGTACGGCAAGATCCGCGTGGCCCGCGATGCG
Protein-coding sequences here:
- the pflB gene encoding formate C-acetyltransferase, which translates into the protein MKASAALRKEAKAGDCWNDFQPGDWLSSINVRDFIVRNVAPYTGDEAFLTGPSQRTKAVWAKLQPYFAEERKKGVLAVDAQTPSTLLAHKAGYIDRDNEIIVGLQTDQPFKRAIFPFGGLRMVETGLKAAGYEPDPAVHEAFTKYRKSHNDGVFDAYTPEIMNCRRSGIITGLPDAYGRGRIIGDYRRVALYGIDRLLAAKRAEREQIDDMWPSDDIIRLREELSDQMRALEDLSSMAKLYGHDISKPARNAQEAFQWTYFAYLGAIKEANGAAMSIGRISSFLDIYIERDLKQGVLDEGKAQELWDQLVQKLRIVRFLRTPDYDALFSGDPYWATECVGGMDLDGRTLVTKSSYRMLHTLTNLGPAPEPNITVLWSNHMPATFKRYCAKVSRDTSSLQYENDDLMRQFWGDDYGIACCVSAMRLGKQMQFFGARVNLAKALLYAINGGRDEVSGEQVAPRTLPVAGDFLDYDDVMAKFDTIMEWLARTYVHAMNCIHYMHDKYFYERLEMALHDRDILRTMAFGIAGLSVVADSLSAIKYGKIRVARDAAGLVVDYQNEGNKATPQFGNNDDRVDQIASDIVTSFMGKIRKHPTYRNATHTQSVLTITSNVVYGKATGNTPDGRRKGEPFGPGANPMHGRDSHGWLASCLSVAKLPYKDAQDGISYTVSVAPQKTHLSEGQLIDEAVKAFDVYFDRGGFHMNLNVIDRDTLEDAMKNPDKYPQLTIRVSGYAVNFVRLTPEQQRDVISRTFHGQI